The Bacillus sp. Y1 genome has a window encoding:
- the comGF gene encoding competence type IV pilus minor pilin ComGF — translation MTVFNNQGFTLIEMLVSFSIYCMLASFLPYIFSIILNMNHVANRTQQLEFELFISQLNTELQGCDYVEVKNGKLYIQSVGELVTYEKYGPYIRRLVQSQGHEIVLQNINSVEFKQNQKSISILVIGNNNVVYEDQLFPFLQVVGGP, via the coding sequence GTGACAGTTTTTAATAATCAGGGATTTACTTTAATAGAGATGTTGGTATCTTTCTCGATTTATTGTATGCTTGCTTCTTTTTTACCCTATATTTTTTCAATTATTTTGAACATGAACCATGTTGCGAACCGTACACAACAACTAGAATTCGAGCTCTTTATTAGTCAGTTAAATACGGAACTTCAAGGTTGTGATTATGTTGAGGTGAAAAACGGGAAGCTTTATATTCAGAGTGTTGGGGAATTAGTCACGTATGAGAAATATGGGCCATATATCCGTCGATTGGTACAATCTCAAGGTCATGAAATAGTTTTGCAAAATATTAATAGTGTTGAGTTCAAACAAAATCAAAAAAGTATCTCAATTCTTGTTATTGGTAACAATAATGTTGTATATGAGGACCAACTGTTTCCTTTCCTTCAGGTGGTGGGAGGCCCATGA